One segment of Toxoplasma gondii ME49 chromosome VI, whole genome shotgun sequence DNA contains the following:
- a CDS encoding hypothetical protein (encoded by transcript TGME49_238150~Predicted trans-membrane domain (TMHMM2.0):12-35:61-84:90-113:147-165:176-199:202-225:233-256:300-323), translating to MGKCKFGGEFDNPALSCWATSLTGQAVVALVLFLLAGNPHLPKDPVDDAAIPRVASSTFVGLGTAHLVVCAICAALCLVGFLLVGFFQLPLLICGIAFQILCVVTAGILGQMLTNLDSYKSTALDDVRAGKPFTPADFSQMFVDDNEGMILFVCVLCILMPIFVMQSKSLRASSPAYEATLYPGVIIVSLASAGYFLFCRASGVLQGLSSAWLIVGAVIGISVVIQKNCCSRALAIVLAVIFALGAVFALIVGIVVGIRYTEGKKVLTMLEKFSPNHRGVSTLEESDFNSFKTYTLAGDGVYLMIVISVNFSAIVYFIYSALVAFRSICGPNRNAAVKDEESVEQAEEA from the coding sequence ATGGGGAAGTGCAAGTTCGGCGGCGAGTTCGACAACCCGGCACTGAGCTGCTGGGCGACGAGCTTGACTGGGCAAGCTGTCGTGGctcttgttctttttctcttggcAGGAAATCCACACTTGCCGAAGGATCCGGTGGACGATGCGGCCATACCGCGAGTGGCCAGTTCGACTTTTGTCGGTCTCGGCACTGCGCACCTCGTTGTCTGCGCAATTTGCGCTGCTTTGTGTCTGGTGGGCTTTTTGTTGGTGGGTTTTTTTCAGCTGCCACTCTTGATTTGCGGCATCGCGTTCCAGATTCTGTGTGTGGTGACTGCCGGCATTCTCGGTCAGATGTTGACTAATTTGGATTCGTACAAGAGCACCGCTCTCGACGACGTCCGCGCGGGGAAGCCGTTTACACCCGCGGACTTTTCTCAGATGTTCGTTGACGACAACGAGGGCATgattctcttcgtctgtgtgcTCTGCATCTTGATGCCCATTTTTGTCATGCAGTCTAAATCTCTCAGggcttcctcgcctgcgtACGAAGCTACGCTGTACCCCGGCGTGATCATTGTTTCCCTGGCTAGCGCCGGGTACTTCCTGTTCTGCCGGGCGTCTGGCGTGCTGCAGGGGCTGTCCAGTGCGTGGTTGATTGTTGGCGCAGTTATTGGAATTTCTGTCGTGATCCAGAAAAACTGCTGCAGCCGGGCCCTGGCCATCGTGCTTGCCGTGATCTTCGCGCTGGGAGCTGTCTTCGCGCTCATCGTAGGCATTGTCGTCGGAATCAGATATacggaaggaaagaaggtgCTGACCATGCTGGAGAAGTTCAGCCCGAACCACCGAGGTGTCTCGACTCTCGAGGAAAGCGATTTTAACAGCTTCAAGACCTACACGCTTGCGGGTGACGGTGTCTACCTGATGATCGTTATCAGTGTGAACTTCTCCGCAATCGTGTACTTCATCTACTCAGCGCTCGTCGCCTTCCGGAGCATCTGCGGACCTAACAGAAACGCCGCAGTCAAAGACGAAGAGTCTGTCGAGCAGGCCGAAGAAGCATAG
- a CDS encoding hypothetical protein (encoded by transcript TGME49_238080) — translation MERSSPGDAPSSSQRQVPSSGQLEDHLPPHHRSARLDPRTRFSSHLSRSTFFRAGSHGPERLFSNLSSSSASSGAASPSDASPSGASPSVASPSAASFSSAVSPSAGSPSAASPSAASPSAASFSSSSWSEAPTGDARSRPTHRGGRVRRSGRFSGVWRGRGRDERLQHRRQGERGEEKVCVVCGVRGEDVKYKLPCCRSLFCSAACYQEHKKRSCDGGPILEQAGEKTEHREAAGMDRTPSECLNGEDEDMEDGAERGETDREAGEDRPGVCTLGAGTREKKRRRREEDCSDEEPEEGEEEEEGLAAKVKCQRRREEDDMEGNEMSRRFGEGEEHELSGEERALNRFEEGEEEQEEDLEENDELSVQQKEALRSNAKLREVFENNARLREAFAAVASSSDQSASLAMFLNDATFQGVCDQVMDIVQGDEN, via the exons ATGGAGCGGTCTTCTCCGGGCGacgctccttcttcgtcgcagCGCCAGGTTCCCTCGAGCGGGCAGCTCGAAGACCATCTGCCTCCTCACCACCGCTCGGCTCGCCTCGATCCCCGCacccgtttctcctctcaccTGTCGCGTTCCACCTTCTTCCGCGCAGGTTCGCATGGTCCAGAGCGACTTTTTTCAaacctctcttcctcttccgcaTCTTCGGGtgccgcttctccgtctgatgcgtctccgtctggtgcttctccgtctgttgcttctccgtctgctgcttcgttCTCGTCCGCTGTGTCTCCATCTGCTGGTTCTCcatctgctgcttctccgtctgctgcttctccgtctgctgcttcgttctcgtcttcttcctggagCGAGGCACCGactggagacgcgagaagcagaccCACACACAGGGGAGGCCGCGTCAGACGCTCCGGCAGATTTTCAGGTGTCTGGCGAGGACGAGGCCGAGACGAGAGGCTGCAGCACCGGCGCCAGGGAgagcggggagaagaaaag gTGTGTGTCGTGTGTGGAGTTCGAGGAGAAGACGTCAAATACAAGCTGCCCTGTTgccgctctctcttttgctctGCGGCATGCTACCAAGAGCATAAAAAGCGGTCTTGCGACGGCGGACCAATCCTGGAACAAgcgggagaaaaaacggaacacagagaggcggcagggATGGACCGAACGCCGTCCGAGTGTCtcaacggagaagacgaagacatgGAGGACGGCGCAGAGCGCGGAGAGACCGACAGAGAGGCCGGCGAAGACCGGcccggtgtatgtacacttgGCGCAGggactcgagagaagaagcggagacggagagaggaagactgtTCGGACGAAGAgcctgaagaaggcgaggaagaagaggaaggactcGCGGCGAAGGTGAAATgccagagaagacgagaagaagacgacatgGAAGGGAATGAGATGTCGCGGCGTttcggagaaggagaagagcacGAGTTatcaggagaagaaagggcgCTGAACCGAttcgaagaaggcgaggaagaacaagaagaagaccttgaagagaacgacgagctgtctgtacagcagaaagaagcacTCC GCTCCAACGCGAAGCTGCGCGAAGTCTTTGAGAACAACGCGCGGCTGCGGGAGGCCTTCGCCGCTGTGGCTTCGTCATCGGACCAGTCGGCGAGTCTGGCGATGTTTCTGAACGACGCGACGTTCCAAGGCGTCTGCGACCAAGTCATGGACATCGTGCAGGGCGACGAGAACtag
- a CDS encoding hypothetical protein (encoded by transcript TGME49_238140) encodes MDEAASPCLHFRGGEKRAKKTSPQKREADARRRQATAASGHQGCMAAEQAVHWWRCPQHRRFLALSPSRSYRSLSVANGVRSNGSFSTPESVSKRLPGPREQIEERPPSVSQWTHTSPQAQKKARKEKEKARRSQGLIRTHARTGWPRLFPLFLCLGLFSSTFGCDRQPNGKGASVVAFVVASPPSDEALRNDEKSLFCDASRPSNCLALSREECFSTDTRRLSCPSSSSASLASSPFSSSPSSSSASGSSLSSSFSPLSDSVPSGSSTEARKILEGRMARLSPRECRRDEAGVVWPFRDAPFLLEKQPLLTHEPVHFFALLPLHPGGKTNRASSTPFPVVLVATCSRSGVLSLFPAGGDGEVLASLATGHASPVAAFAAFHRPDEDSFLAALDMSGELRVLSVSTRLTTVSVCPHMNNRRQNESQGGSSSSCSPERNVEFKEKVARSLALKPKVKLEPDVLVHHPFLSSSSERKVTNFLVISHKGEKMFLLSDSQGWITILTRAGTLRKRVKVTEEAGGVRHIVHSSGVVVFSTARTFAMFSVALMDISGAIGIVGARSPISSLAIDPTKQTRLAVALEDGQILYYDLKKASLLYKFPSSSRAPTQLIFTKEAIFAMSVVNGKGSFFLSFDVREAEAPRSNAASEGNSGTSFLPADRFILENFEGASLTSFYRFGETLLLAVASRRGDEVRFFEPSARQWLPPEEEPWFHFRLPVLVVALVAVLVFRLFRADRLSLPRTERAEVFRERQGWKDRAGPEEFPSLREEFTRFFAKARGAPSRGFSASPFEGNSLRFRPRGKRRHFFHSPSSASETACRRKREETAEAGSLPAHANGISLEKDALGAPRVSSSDSDFH; translated from the exons atggatgaggcagcctctccctgtctccatTTCCGCGGCGGCGAAAaacgagcgaagaaaacgagcccccaaaagagagaagcggacgcCAGGAGGAGGCAGGCAACAGCAGCGTCTGGCCACCAGGGATGCATGGCTGCTGAGCAGGCGGTTCACTGGTGGCGGTGCCCGCAGCACAggcgcttcctcgctctgtcCCCAAGCCGCAGTTATCGTTCCCTTTCAGTTGCGAACGGCGTTAGAAGCAACGGCAGCTTCTCCACGCCAGAGTCAGTCTCCAAGCGCCTTCCTGGCCCTCGTGAACAGATAGAGGAAAGACCGCCCTCAGTCTCCCAGTGGACTCACACCTCCCCACAGGCTcaaaagaaagcgagaaaggagaaggagaaagcacGAAGATCTCAGGGGTTAATCAGGACGCACGCACGAACAGGGTGGCCCAGACtatttcctcttttcctctgtctcggtctgttctcttccactttcggATGCGACAGGCAGCCAAATGGCAAAGGCGCCTCTGTTGTTGCCTTCGTagttgcttctcctccctctgaCGAGGCGCTCAGAAATGACGAAAAATCCCTTTTTTGTGACGCCTCGCGACCTTCCAACTGTCTGGCTCTCTCCCGAGAAGAATGCTTCTCCACCGACACAAGGCGTCTTTCCtgtccctcctcttcttccgcttctctggcatcttctccgttctcttcttctccttcgtcttcttctgcttcaggttcttctctctcttcttctttctctcctttgtctgaTTCCGTTCCGTCTGGATCCTCcacagaagcgaggaagattCTTGAAGGTCGCATGGCACGACTTTCGCCTCGAGAGTGTCGCAGGGACGAAGCTGGTGTCGTCTGGCCTTTCCGCGACGCGCCTTTCCTCTTGGAGAAGCAGCCCCTGCTG acgcATGAGCCAGTGCattttttcgctctcctccctttgCACCCGGGAGGGAAAACCAACCGTGCCTCTTCCA CTCCTTTCCCGGTTGTTCTGGTCGCCACTTGCTCGCGCAGCGGcgtgctttctctcttcccagCTGGAGGGGATGGGGAAGTTCTGGCGTCGCTTGCTACTGGTCACGCTTCGCCTGTCGCAGCTTTCGCCGCGTTTCACCGACCTGACGAAG ACTCCTTCCTTGCCGCCCTCGATATGTCGGGCGAGCTTCGagttctctccgtctccacgcGTCTCAcaactgtctccgtctgtcccCACATGAacaacaggagacagaacgaatCGCAAGGAGGCAGTTCCTCGTCTTGTTCTCCAG AACGCAATGTTGAATTCAAGGAGAAAGTCGCGCGATCCCTCGCGCTCAAGCCGAAAGTGAAACTGGAACCGGACGTGCTCGTTCAT CATCCGTTTttatcttcttcctcggagcGAAAAGTCACAAACTTTCTCGTCATCTCCCACAAAGGCGAAAAaatgtttctcctctcggaCTCGCAAGGATGGATCAC GATTCTGACGAGAGCCGGCACCCTCCGGAAGCGCGTAAAAGTCACCGAAGAGGCAGGCGGCGTCAGGCACATTGTTCACAGCTCaggcgtcgtcgtcttcagcA cgGCGAGAACGTTTGCGATGTTCAGCGTGGCTCTGATGGACATCTCGGGAGCTATTGGGATTGTCGGC GCTCGGTCGCCGATTTCCTCCCTTGCTATCGATCCGACGAAGCAAACGCGGCTGGCTGTCGCGCTCGAGGATGGACAGATTCTCTACTACGATTTAAAAAAAGCATCTC TGCTCTACAAATTCCCCAGTTCGTCGCGGGCACCCACGCAGCTCATCTTCACGAAGGAAGCCATCTTCGCAATGAGCGTCGTAAACGGCAAAGGC AGCTTTTTCCTGAGCTTTGACGTACGAGAGGCTGAGGCCCCTCGAAGCAACGCCGCATCAGAGGGAAACTCTGGCAcatcctttcttcctgctgaTCGCTTCATCCTTGAAAATTTCGAA GGCGCCTCTCTAACTTCTTTCTATCGCTTCGGAGAAACTTTGCTCCTCGCCGTTGCTTCCCGCC GAGGAGATGAagttcgttttttcgagCCCTCAGCGCGACAGTGGTTGCCTCCTGAAGAGGAGCCTTGGTTCCACTTTCGGTTGCCGGT GCTGGTAGTGGCGCTGGTAGCCGTCCTCGTTTTTCGACTTTTTCGCGCAGATCGCTTGTCTCTGCCCCGAACGGAACGCGCAGAAGTCtttcgagagagacaaggatgGAAAGATCGAGCAGGACCGGAGGAGTTCCCCAGTCTACGA GAGGAGTTTACTCGCTTTTTCGCGAAGGCTCGAGGAGCTCCTTCGCGaggcttctctgcttctcccttcgaAGGAAACAGTCTCCGATTCCGGCCTCGcgggaaacggagacactttTTCCACTCGCCTTCCTCAGCTTCGGAGACAGCAtgcagacggaagagagaagagacagctgagGCAGGCAGTCTtcctgcgcatgcaaacggaATCTCGCTGGAGAAAGACGCTTTGGGAGCCCCGCGAGTGTCTTCGTCCGACTCGGACTTCCATTAA
- a CDS encoding transmembrane protein (encoded by transcript TGME49_238100~Signal peptide predicted by SignalP 2.0 HMM (probability 0.991) with cleavage site probability 0.518 at residue 30~Predicted trans-membrane domain (TMHMM2.0):12-35:208-231), with the protein MALPRSTRTPRGSTACRLAFFVAFFWASFAGVPTLTGDRNASVLPQPLGASAAYFYVQESQDKCFVESVPVGVALTVTYKNPENPGVTCSIIFKDPSGRSVYSKEVLPTEPQGKISHMTATAGEYKVCISCASSKWFNTQLLKWSISIELGDTEINLDELAKKDQVDSLQLKLQAIAKRLEAMQAENEYERVQEERFQRTHESINSRVLWFSVLQLLLLCATTLVSVFYLIRYFHSQKII; encoded by the exons ATGGCGCTGCCACGGTCGACGCGGACGCCTCGCGGCTCCACTGCGTGCAGACTTGCGTTTttcgtcgcgtttttctggGCGAGTTTCGCGGGAGTGCCGACCCTGACAGGCGACCGCAACGCGTCCGTCCTGCCCCAGCCGCTGGGCGCTTCTGCCGCGTACTTTTACGTCCAAGAATCTCAGGACAAATGCTTCGTGGAAAGCGTCCCTGTCGGAGTGGCTCTCACTGTCACCTACAAGAACCCAGAAAACCCCG GCGTCACTTGCAGCATCATTTTCAAGGATCCTTCCGGACGCTCTGTGTACAGCAAAGAGGTTCTCCCGACGGAGCCTCAGGGGAAAATCTCGCACATGACGGCGACGGCGGGAGAGTACAAAGTCTGCATTTCTTGCGCCTCTTCCAAATGGTTCAACACTCAGCTGCTCAAGTGGTCCATCTCCATCGAActcggagacacagaaatcAACCTCGAT GAACTCGCGAAGAAAGATCAAGTCGATTCTTTGCAGCTGAAACTGCAAGCCATTGCCAAGCGCCTCGAGGCCATGCAAGCTGAAAACGAGTACGAACGCGTGCAG GAGGAGCGCTTCCAGAGAACTCACGAATCCATCAACAGCCGCGTCCTGTGGTTTTCAGTCCTCcagttgctgcttctctgcgcgACCACCCTGGTCTCTGTCTTCTACCTCATTCGCTACTTCCACTCGCAGAAGATCATCTGA
- a CDS encoding hypothetical protein (encoded by transcript TGME49_238130~Predicted trans-membrane domain (TMHMM2.0):117-140:152-175:238-258:264-287:291-311:323-346:349-372), with protein sequence MSELATAPHHGEVHASFDVEHGAASSSSSSSASAAPPPARSTAWSLPPASFSDACRTSLLSAEQRESPRFRPLPASSDEETPSLASPVGASPRCSAALQGSFLVSASGLGASLEMKRIIWMLLWALSMLLTLSAPGPPFGKYNIAWADVVEVLYKWPACAFGAGYLLLFAVFAGFGCIVTPRSWLAIGPALFCFHLFEENGLNGLDARRSPFKAHANLVLKTLCGKTSWEPDFLSDASVMVFSFLHVGGVGLMALWQGPWYGTGVLAFGLTLVDGVLHVLCFVFSGFSYNPGLFSAILLCIPSALYYFFLLDRYMLENSRASLLRVLRLGVSLAALVYFLLAVAILCRLPAVTYVVAYLPAFVLAIVQFQTFQKTGGSPRWAELW encoded by the exons ATGTCGGAACTCGCTACGGCTCCCCATCACGGggaagtgcatgcgtcgtttGACGTGGAGCACggcgcagcttcttcttcctcttcgtcttctgcttccgccGCACCGCCTCCGGCCCGCTCGACAGCTTGGTCGTTGCCGCCAGCGTCTTTCtcggatgcatgcaggacgtcgctgctgtctgcCGAGCAACGGGAGTCTCCGAGGTTCCGGCCGCTGCCGGCGTCGTCGGATGAAGAGACGCCTTCGCTGGCTTCGCCTGTGGGCGCCTCGCCGCGCTGCTCGGCCGCGCTGCAAGGCTCGTTCTTGGTGAGCGCCAGTGGTCTCGGGGCGAGTTTGGAGATGAAGCGAATCATTTGGATGCTTCTCTGGGCGCTGTCGATGCTCCTCACGCTCTCTGCTCCAGGTCCGCCTTTCGGAAAGTACAACATTGCCTGGGCAGACGTCGTCGAGGTTCTCTACAAATGGCCTGCCTGCGCGTTCGGCGCAGGCTACCTGCtgctcttcgccgtcttcgccgGCTTCGGATGCATCGTGACTCCCCGCAGCTGGCTGGCCATCGGCCCTgcgctcttctgcttccactTGTTCGAGGAAAATGGACTGAACGGACTGGACGCGCGCAGGTCTCCCTTCAAGGCGCACGCGAACCTCGTCCTCAAAACGCTCTGCGGGAAGACCTCCTGGGAGCCTGACTTCCTCAGCGACGCCTCCGTCATGgtgttctctttcctgcaTGTCGGAG gtGTCGGTCTGATGGCTCTGTGGCAAGGACCGTGGTACGGAACGGGCGTCCTTGCGTTTGGCTTGACTCTGGTCGACGGCGTCCTCCACGTCCTTTGCTTCGTGTTCTCTGGATTCTCTTACAACCCaggtctcttctctgctaTTCTCCTGTGCATTCCGTCTGCACTCTACTACTTCTTTCTGCTCGATCGCTACATGCTGGAGAATTCGCGGGCGTCGCTGCTGAGAGTCCTGCGCCTCGGCGTCAGcctcgcggctctcgtctacttcctcctcgccgtcgccatcctctgtcgcctgcctGCCGTCACCTACGTAGTAGCCTACTTGCCGGCCTTCGTGCTCGCGATCGTCCAGTTCCAAACGTTCCAGAAAACCGGAGGTTCGCCCAGATGGGCAGAACTGTGGTGA
- a CDS encoding hypothetical protein (encoded by transcript TGME49_238077) produces the protein MKRGRKRTRRTRRRRARTRPSTKGKRSSFSNGGRQGEEAPVFPRGSKLGCPYPLGTRFAQAHLHTREFLLRYSLHFRASAKESGQEAVLGTKTSRRTGRRSGRGRQEREFAERRTDRCRLRQ, from the exons atgaagagaggaaggaagagaacgagaaggaccagaagaaggagagcgagaacaaggCCGAGCACAAAAGGAAAGAGGTCTTCGTTCTCGAACGGGGGTCGGCAAGG GGAAGAGGCACCAGTGTTTCCTCGCGGCTCGAAGTTGGGCTGTCCGTACCCTCTCGGAACGCGGTTTGCGCAGGCGCACCTGCACACCCGCGAGTTTCTTCTGCGCTATTCTCTGCATTTTCGCGCTTCCGCCAAAGAAAGTGGACAAGAGGCGGTTCTCGGAACGAAGACAAGTCGTCGCACGGGACGGCGCAGTGGCCGAGGCCGCCAAGAGCGCGAATTCGcggagagacggacagaCAGATGTCGCCTGAGACAGTGA
- a CDS encoding replication factor a protein 3 protein (encoded by transcript TGME49_238110), whose protein sequence is MPAVYCQALPATHLAEQVGKTVGVTGRVKQLEDGYAVLQTSDGAEVKCQLATDLPPCKFLTVTGEVQENLTLLQRGNHVLIPLGDELDVGLARDVAFLTKHPLFSSLFTPA, encoded by the exons ATGCCTGCGGTCTATTGCCA agCTCTTCCGGCGACGCACCTCGCTGAGCAGGTGGGGAAGACCGTCGGCGTCACTGGCCGGGTCAAGCAACTCGAGGACGGATACGCAGTTCTCCAGACTTCCGACG GAGCAGAGGTCAAGTGTCAGTTGGCTACAGATCTGCCTCCTTGCAAGTTCCTCACAGTAACGGGAGAAGTGCAGGAAAACCTCACGCTTCTCCAGCGTGGAAATCATGTTCTTATTCCTCTGGGAGATGAACTCG ATGTCGGCCTGGCGCGAGACGTAGCGTTCCTGACGAAGcatccgctcttctcttccctcttcacCCCCGCTTGA
- a CDS encoding hypothetical protein (encoded by transcript TGME49_238165), translating into MPAVTHTTIVLRMFRSSPWLRLRIESSGGEPRDTLRPRASPDFRERLLRCGQILSKKVAGKRWSTKNWLPCASINTQNRRRCKNARRCSPQPKQPTRCLEA; encoded by the exons ATGCCTGCAGTTACACACACGACAATCGTACTCCGCATGTTCCGCAGCAGCCCATGGCTTCGTTTGCGCATTGAAAGCAGCG GTGGCGAGCCGAGAGACACGCTTCGCCCCAGAGCGTCTCCTGACTTCCGTGAACGTCTATTGCGTTGTGGGCAGATACTCAGTAAGAAG GTCGCAGGAAAACGGTGGTCTACAAAGAATTGGCTTCCATGCGCAAGCATAAACACCCAAAATAGACGAAGATGCAAAAACGCCAGGCGCTGTAGCCCCCAGCCGAAGCAACCCACGCGGTGTTTGGAGGCGTGA
- a CDS encoding hypothetical protein (encoded by transcript TGME49_238160~Predicted trans-membrane domain (TMHMM2.0):12-35:69-92:98-121:147-170:181-204:213-233:239-262:309-332), with amino-acid sequence MERCKPKGGYENPAIGLWAVGCTMQLVSALLLLMLASALKEVKDLAGNPAKPEVRLLEVSAFVGLGVSQVVVSLLVAAVVLLGYFVSDWFLVLSAFVGFLVEVVALACSVICGIILTGVATKQAEAIDYVRTAGAVAPVPVLDYSAEFGATYQGMIVAFGVLSVASLVPLARAQAMAPNTRAMEAMVFVFCITLCLVVAAVFLLQSEALASDRALGILWVAAAVVALAFVSLQKAFLPRIMSIVLAVVFVLIAIYAVVSTFVCANEFLKQKKLYATASRVLQSQMAAWIQSLSDDDYGTLLRGYRTSDGVYFLIAASISGAVFIFVVAGALAAFRSVCGPSRAEKLMSRESAEEAIEAREAHVREEQVQDP; translated from the coding sequence ATGGAGCGTTGCAAACCAAAGGGTGGGTACGAGAATCCGGCTATTGGCCTTTGGGCTGTCGGGTGCACCATGCAGCTTGTCTcggctctgcttcttctcatGCTGGCATCTGCTCTGAAGGAGGTAAAGGACTTGGCTGGCAACCCAGCGAAACCGGAGGTCCGGCTTCTTGAGGTTTCTGCGTTTGTTGGTCTTGGAGTGTCACAGGTAGTCGTGTCGCTTCTCGTGGCCGCAGTCGTACTCCTGGGGTACTTTGTCTCAGACTGGTTTCTagtcctctctgcgttcgtGGGCTTTCTCGTCGAAGTTGTGGCACTCGCATGCTCTGTTATCTGCGGCATCATTTTGACAGGTGTGGCCACCAAGCAAGCAGAAGCTATTGACTACGTGCGCACCGCGGGAGCCGTTGCTCCGGTTCCGGTTCTTGACTACTCTGCTGAATTCGGGGCGACCTACCAAGGAATGATTGTCGCCTTCGGTGTTTTAAgtgtcgcgtctctcgttcCGTTGGCGCGAGCTCAGGCGATGGCCCCTAACACGCGCGCCATGGAGGCGATGGTTTTCGTGTTTTGCATAACGCTCTGTTTGGTGGTCGCTGCCGtatttcttcttcagagcgaGGCGCTCGCGTCCGACAGAGCTCTCGGAATTCTCTGGGTCGCTGCTGCGGTTGTTGCCTTGGCATTCGTGTCGCTGCAAAAGGCATTCTTACCCCGGATCATGTCGATTGTCCTAGCAGTCGTATTTGTGCTCATCGCCATCTATGCAGTCGTATCCACGTTCGTGTGCGCAAACGAGTTTCtcaagcagaagaaacttTACGCCACAGCGTCGAGGGTCCTGCAGTCTCAGATGGCCGCATGGATTCAGAGTTTGTCGGACGATGACTACGGAACTCTTCTCCGAGGGTACAGAACTTCCGACGGTGTGTACTTCCTCATCGCGGCTTCCATCAGTGGCGCCGTCTTTATCTTCGTGGTCGCAGGGGCTTTGGCCGCGTTCCGCAGTGTCTGTGGACCCTCGAGGGCGGAAAAGCTCATGTCTAGGGAAAGTGCCGAAGAAGCGATTGAGGCCCGGGAAGCGCACGTCCGCGAAGAGCAGGTTCAGGATCCGTAA